The following are from one region of the Capsicum annuum cultivar UCD-10X-F1 unplaced genomic scaffold, UCD10Xv1.1 ctg5210, whole genome shotgun sequence genome:
- the LOC124892934 gene encoding uncharacterized protein LOC124892934, with translation MVKAVESQGTVSTGADVEENYVNEKEEEVMLNTIPRQLPHFPQRLKKKVDDAKFGNFMAMLKQLTINVPLVEQLEKMPGYAKFMKDLITKKKKVSSEQVDNLHHCSAISTRFLVQKKANLGTFTILCKVGYLDVAKALCDLGASVNMMPLALCKKLHLEDPTSTNMRLVVADRSIKQLVGILHHVLVKVADFILPADFVVLDCDVDFEVPIILGRPFFATGRVIVHMELNELKFRLG, from the exons ATGGTTAAGGCtgtggaatctcagggtactgttTCTACAGGCGCGGATGTGGAGGAAAACTATGTGA acgagaaggaagaggaagtgatGTTAAATACTATCCCTAGACAACTACCCCAttttcctcaacgattgaagaaaaaggtcGATGATGCAAAATTTGGTAATTTCATGGccatgctcaagcaattgacaattaatgtaCCTTTGGTTGAGcaacttgagaaaatgccagGCTATGCCAAGTTCATGAAAGATCTCATCACCAAGAAGAAAAAGGTCAGCAGTGAGCAGGTGGACAATCTCCACCACTGTAGTGCAATTTCCACACGATTCTTAGTGCAAAAGAAGGCTAACCTAGGTACATTCACTATCCTGTGCAAAGTTGGGTATTTGGATGTTGcaaaggcattatgtgatttgggtgccaGCGTGAATATGATGCCACTTGCTCTATGTAAGAAGCTGCATTTAGAAGATCCAACATCTACTAACATGAGACTGGTGGTGGCAGATAGGTCAATAAAGCAGCTTGTTGGGATTTTGCACCATGTGTTGGTAAAAGTTGCAGACTTTATTCTTCCTGCTGATTTTGTGGTGCTGGATTGTGATgtggactttgaggtacccattaTCTTGGGAAGACCATTCTTTGCAACAGGAAGGGTAATAGTTCATATGGAGTTAAACGAGCTTAAGTTTAGGCTCGGTTAA